The DNA segment GATAGGAAAGAAAGGATAATGCGACTTTTTTCCGAGAAATCGGAAATACAAAATGATGATGTGGAGAAACTGCTTGGAGTTTCGGACGCGACAGCAACCAACTACTTAAGCGAGCTGGAGGCGGAGGGAAAGGTTGAACAAGTGGGGGAAAGAGGACGTGGCGTGTTCTACACAATAAAAAACGGCTAAATTTAATTTAGCCGTTTTAAGATACAGAGTCATCCCCAATAGAGCTTTCTTTTAAAGCGTCTTTTTGGTATAATAACTGTGTGAAAAAGTGCTTATAAAAGGCATTTTTTGATTTCAAATATGGCAACAAAAGACGATAAAAAGACGGCAAAAAATGGCTCAGGGCATCATTACAGCGCGCAGGACATTCAGGTTTTGGAAGGGTTAGAGCCGGTACGGAAACGCCCGGGTATGTATATCGGCACGACAGGGCCCGACGGACTTCATCACCTTATAACTGAAATATTTGATAACTCACGCGACGAAGCGATGGGTGGCTATGCCAATGATGTAGAAATCGTTTTTTTGCCGGGCAATCGCATTCGGGTAACAGACAATGGGCGCGGTATCCCCGTAGACACTCATAAACAAACGAAAGTTTCCGCTCTGGAGACGATCATGACGACGCTTCACGCGGGAGGTAAATTTGGAGGAGAAGGATACAAGGTCTCCGGAGGTCTCCATGGAGTAGGCGCCTCTGTTGTAAACGCTCTTTCTGTTTATATGAGAGTGATTGTGCACAGAGATGGCGGTATATACATGCAGGAGTATTCAAGGGGCAAGAAAAAGGCGGCGGTCAAAAAGATCGGCTCGTCAAAGCTTCATGGCACCATAGTAACTTTTGAACCGGATGAAGAAATTTTTAAAGAAATCAAATTCAGTTTTGAAAGAATAGTAGGTCATATGCGTCAGCAGGCCTATCTGGTCAGAGGTCTTAACATTTCCGTAATAGACGCCCGAGAAGGGGCTAAGGGGTCAGACGGAGACGACGTGTTTTATTTTCACGAGCTTGGATTGGACATGCCATCACAGTCGTTTTATTTTGAAGGCGGATTGGTTTCTCTTATCAAATTCTATAACGAGCTTTTCAAACCGATTCACAAAAAAGTTTTTTATGTTGAAAAACCCGGCGATGGAGTTGAGTCGGTTGAAGTGGCCATGCAGTACGTTGATGACATGTCGTCCCGTATTCTCGCTTTTGCCAACAATATTTACAATCCGGAGGGAGGCACGCATATAACCGGTTTTAAAACCGCTTTGACTCGCACTTTAAACACCTATGCCCGCAAAAACAATATAGTAAAAGAAAGCGAAGAAAATTTTACAGGCGAAGACGTGCTTGAAGGGTTGACCGTGGTGATTTCCGTAAAACTTCGGGAAATTCAATTTGAAGGTCAAACCAAAGCCAAGCTCGGAAGTGTGGAGGCCCAAGGCGCGGTGGCAACTGTTTTTGGAGAGGCCTTTTCGGAGTTTCTGGAAGAAAATCCCGATGAAGCCAAGGCAATGGTACAGAAGTCGCTCTTGGCTCTCAAGGCGCGAAAAGCGGCCAAGGCGGCAAAAGACAGCGTCCTTCGCAAAGGGGCGCTTGAAGGAATGACGCTCCCCGGCAAACTGGCCGACTGCGAGACGAAAAATGCATCGGAGTCCGAGCTCTTTATAGTGGAGGGAGATTCGGCCGGTGGTAGCGGAAAAATGGGAAGGGATAGAAGGACTCAAGCAGTATTGCCTCTTAAGGGTAAAATCTTAAACGTGGAAAGGGCGCGTCTGGACAGGATTTTGGGCTTTGCCGAGATAAAAGCTTTGGTAATAGCTTTAGGCACGGCAATAGGAGACACTTTTGACGTATCAAAACTTCGCTATCACAAAATTATAATTGCCACGGATGCCGATACGGACGGAGGACATATACGCACTCTGCTTCTCACTCTTTTTTACCGATATTTCAAACCGCTTATTGAAGGTGGATACATTTACATTGCCCAGCCACCTCTTTATAAAATTAAAAGAGGGAAAGACGCTTATTATTTTTATACCGAAGAAGAGAAAAATCGGTTTTATAAAAAAGAGGGAATTGAAATGAAAGAAGAGGCGGAGTCGGAAGGAGATGACGGTCAACAACCGGCAACCGACAACGAGGAAACGCAAGAAGGGGAGGAAGACGCACCGGCCTCAAAAGGCAAAACGCAGAAAATACAGGTGCAAAGGTACAAAGGTCTCGGAGAAATGAATCCGGAAGAGCTTTGGGAAACCACTATGGACCCATCAAAGCGAATTCTAAAGCAAGTGAGCATAGAAGACGGCACAGAGGCCGATAAGGTGTTTGACGTTCTTATGGGGACGGATGTTCCGGCGCGCAAGTCGTTTATCCAGACCAATGCCACCAAGGCGACGTTGGATATATAAGATACATAAACAGAACAGAAGCAGTTTAAATATTTTTCAGATGTTCTGTAAGTTCCGAAAGTAAAATTTCCTTTTTTTCTCCCTGACGCGACTCTAAAGTAACCGTTTGGCCGGAAGATTCTTTTTCACCGACTACGATCCAATACGGCACTTTCTCCACTTTCGCTCCACGGACTTTTTTGCCAAGTCCTTCGCTTGAATCGTCAAGCTCCGCTCGTATATCGGCTGATTTCAACTCGTCAAAAACTTTTTTGGCATATTCAAATTGTTTTTCGGATACCGGCAGGACTTTTACCTGCACGGGCGAGAGCCAAAAAGGGAAGGCGCCGGCGAAGTGTTCAATAAGAAAGGCGACGGCTCTTTCTATGGCTCCAATTGAAGAACGATGTACTACCACTGCTTGTCTTTCTTTTCCGTCTTCGGCGGTGTAGTTTAAACCGAATCTTTTGGGCATACACAAGTCGTATTGAACGGTAAAAGCGGTGTCTTCTTTGCCGTTCACGTTTTTCATCTGAATATCAATTTTCGGTCCGTAAAAAGCTGCTTCATTTTTCGCTTCAACAAAATCGCTACCCCTTTTATTCAGGACGTCTCTAAGCAGTGCTTCACTTCTATCCCAGCCACTGTCATCGTCATAATAATTCCTGTTGCTCTCTTTACTTCTAAGCGAGAGGCGGAAGTGGTAATTTTTGCCGTTTTCCAATCCAAAAACACCAGCCATGTATTCTATAAGCTCAAGCGCTTTCTCTATTTCAAGAGCCGCCTGAACTTCATCGGCGCATATGATATGAGCGTCAGCGAGGCAAAAACCCCTTGTTCTTTGAAGCCCCATGAGTTCTCCAGATTGTTCGTATCTGTAAAGTTTGGCGAGCTCGGCTATGCGCATGGGAAGCTCACGGTAGCTTCTGGGTTTTGAAAGGTACATCTGAAAATGATGCGGGCATGTCATCGGACGAAGCATAAATTTGTCTTCGTCAATTTCAATTGGAGCGTACATTGAATCCTTGTAATAAGGATAATGTCCGGATTTTTCGTAAAGTGAGAGTTTGGCGATATCGGGAGTACAGACATGTGAATATCCCCGTTTGATTTCCTCGTCAACTACAAAACGCTCTATTATACGTCGCAAAGTGGCGCCTTTTGGAAGCCACATGGGGAGGCCTTTTCCGACTTCCTCGTCAATGTAAAAAAGGCCGAGTTCTTTTCCGAGTTTTTTATGGTCCCTGTCTTTTAAAGTGTTTTCTGCCTCTTCCATATATATGGTAATACTAACAGCAAAAAGGACTGTTATCAACAGGCCTCAAGTCAGTTCTTTGACTTTTTCCGCTAAGATACTGATTTCGTCGTTTCTGTTTGAGACCTTGCCCTTTATGGCCACGCATTTTTCCGGCTCCAAAAATTTTTTAAATTCGGCAAAAACTTTCGGGAAAACAACCACCTCAATGGCGCCGGTAAAGTCCGCAAGACGCATAAAAGCCATTGCTTGGTTTTTTTTAGTTATTATCGGTTTCAATTCTTCCACAAGCCCGCCCAAAACCACCATCATTCCTTCTTTGGCTTCCTCTTTTATTTTCTTGATGTTATCTTCTCTTTTTTCCAAAACGGCGCGGTATTTATCAAGCGGATGGCCGGAAATGTAAAGTCCCAAAAGTTCTTTCTCCCAGGCCAATTTCTCACTCTGCGTCGCTTTGGGGACATCGTCAAGACGAATGTCTTCAGGAACTCCGCCTGAAAGCGCTCCGAAAAGCGAATCTTGACTTCCGTCATTTTTAGAACTCTCCTTGTTGAATGCCAGAATTTTATCCAAGTTTCCAAGCATTACACCGCGGTCAAAAAAAGCATCCAAGGCGCCGGCTTTCACCAGAGCTTCAATTGATTTTTTATTTAAATTACGGTCGTTTATTCGCGACAGAAAGTCGCCGAGCGACTTGAATTTTCCATTTTCCTCCCGCTCTTTGATAATCGTGTTTGCGATTCCTTCTCCAAAGTTTTTAATTGTGGTCAGTCCAAAGCGAATACGGTCAGAGGGTTCAGGGCTTTCTTCTCCTGAATCTTGAATCTTAAATCTTGAATCTTCTGATTTCACTACAGTGAAATCAGAATAGCTTTCATTGATATCCGGTGGCAACACCGGTATTCCCATCCTGTCGCATTCGGCGATGATTTCGCCGATTTTTTCAACCTCTCCAGAATCGGCCGTCAAAACCGCCGACATATATATGGCGGGGAAGTTGGCCTTCATATATGCCGTCTGATAGGCGACTTTTCCATAGCTTGCGGCATGGGCCTTGTTAAAGCCGTAGGCGGCGAACGGTTCTATGAGTTTCCATAGGCGTTCGGATTTTTCCGGAGTGAGTTTTCCGAAGTTTATAAATCCGTCAATAAGTTTTTTCTTTTGAGCTTCCATTTCCTTTGGAATTTTTTTGCCCATGGCTTTGCGCAGTTTGTCGGCTTCAAGCCAGGAAAGGCCGGCAAGTTTGATGGCAATCATAAGGACGTCATCTTGATAAGTGATGACACCGTATGACTGTTCCAAAATTTCCTTTAGCCGAGGGTCCAGATATTTCACAAGTTCCGGATTGTGCTTGCATTTTATATATTGCGGAATTGACTCCATCGGCCCCGGACGGTAAAGAGCGACCATGGCGTTTATATCATGAATTCGCGACGGCTTCAGGTCTTTCAAGAATTTTGTCATGCCGGAGCCGTTTAGCTGAAAGAGACCGACCGTCTCTCCCTTGGCAAGAATCTCAAAAGTTTTTCTGTCATCAATGGGCACGTTTTCTATGTCTATTTCCGCGCCTTCGTGTTGTTTAGCCAGTTCCACCGCTTGTGCAAGAATAGACAAGTTTTTTATTCCAAGAAAGTCAAATTTTAGCAGTCCGGCATTTTCTTCGTCTATTGAATACATATCGTACTGGGTGATGACTTTTCCTTCGCCTTTGGGGTCAAGCTGAAGAGGGGTCACTTCGGTAAGAGGAATGGGAGAAATGACAACTCCAGCGGCATGAACCCCCATATGACGAGCGCATCCTTCTATTTTTTTTGCCGTGTCTATTATTTCTTTTGCTACCGGCTCTTTTTTGTAAATTTCCGCGAGTTCGGAAACCATTTCCATGGCTTTTTCTATGGTCATGGGGAAACCTTGCGAGCCCATGGGAATGAGCTTGGCGATACGGTCTCCGACTGAATATTCGTGGCCGAGAGCTCTGGCGACGTCGCGCACACTGCCACGAGCCATCATGGTGCCGAATGTGCCTATTTGAGCCACTTTGTCCGAGCCGTATTTTTGGCGGGCGTACTCTATCATTTCGTCACGGCGGTTATCGGCATAATCCATGTCTATATCCGGAGCGGTAGGGCGCTCCGGATTTAGGAAACGCTCAAACGGTATTTTATATTCCAACGGGTTTACGTTTGTAATACCGGCAAGATAAGTAACCATGGAACCGGCCACCGAACCTCGGATGGTGGTCAAAATTCCGCGTTCGTGCGCTTCTCTTAAAAGATCTCCTACTACCAAAAAATAAGGAGCATAACCCTTGGTTTTTATAATGGAAAGTTCGTATTCAACACGCGCTTTGACTTCAGGTGTTTCTTTTATCACTCTTCGATGCATCCCGTTAAGTACGATTTTTTTCAGTTCTTCGTCGTGGGAAAGTCCCGACTCTACGATAAAGTCGGGGAAAAGCCATTTGCCGAGAGAAAGCTCAACATTGCACATTTCAGCAATTTTATTCGCGCTGACAATGGCCTCCGGAGTGTCTTTGAAATATTTTTCCGCCGTGGGGCCGTCTATAAAGGAGAAGTCGGCGCCGAGAGACCCTCTTTCGGACAGTTCTCTGTCGCTCATGACCAGAGTCAATGTTTCTCGGGCTTTGCGGTCTTCCGGTTTCAGATAGTAAACGTCGTGGGCGGCTACAAGAGGGACATTTGACGATTTTGAAAAAGCAACCAGTTTCTCCATCGCTTCCTCGTGTCCTTCAATTTCAGGATGGTGGGTAATTTCCAAAAAAAAGTTTCCCTCGCCAAAAGTTTTCTTGTACCAAAGAGCAATCTCGGACGCTTTTTCCGCGTCGCCCATTTTTAAAGCGTTTAGAATTTCCGAGCTGAAAGATGGAGAAATAGCCACAATGTCTTCGCTGTATTTTTCCAAAAGTTCTCGGTCAACGCGCGGTTTGTAATAAAAACCGTCAAGATGCGATTCGGTAACGAGTTTCAAAAGATTTTTGTATCCTTTTTCACTTTTTGCAAGGAGCAAAATACGAGTTCGGCGGTTGTCTATGCCGGCTTGCTTGTCGTGACGGGTTCTCGC comes from the bacterium genome and includes:
- a CDS encoding DNA topoisomerase subunit B, coding for MATKDDKKTAKNGSGHHYSAQDIQVLEGLEPVRKRPGMYIGTTGPDGLHHLITEIFDNSRDEAMGGYANDVEIVFLPGNRIRVTDNGRGIPVDTHKQTKVSALETIMTTLHAGGKFGGEGYKVSGGLHGVGASVVNALSVYMRVIVHRDGGIYMQEYSRGKKKAAVKKIGSSKLHGTIVTFEPDEEIFKEIKFSFERIVGHMRQQAYLVRGLNISVIDAREGAKGSDGDDVFYFHELGLDMPSQSFYFEGGLVSLIKFYNELFKPIHKKVFYVEKPGDGVESVEVAMQYVDDMSSRILAFANNIYNPEGGTHITGFKTALTRTLNTYARKNNIVKESEENFTGEDVLEGLTVVISVKLREIQFEGQTKAKLGSVEAQGAVATVFGEAFSEFLEENPDEAKAMVQKSLLALKARKAAKAAKDSVLRKGALEGMTLPGKLADCETKNASESELFIVEGDSAGGSGKMGRDRRTQAVLPLKGKILNVERARLDRILGFAEIKALVIALGTAIGDTFDVSKLRYHKIIIATDADTDGGHIRTLLLTLFYRYFKPLIEGGYIYIAQPPLYKIKRGKDAYYFYTEEEKNRFYKKEGIEMKEEAESEGDDGQQPATDNEETQEGEEDAPASKGKTQKIQVQRYKGLGEMNPEELWETTMDPSKRILKQVSIEDGTEADKVFDVLMGTDVPARKSFIQTNATKATLDI
- the dnaE gene encoding DNA polymerase III subunit alpha is translated as MSEFIHLHVHSHYSLLSGLPKIPELVKSAEEKGMKALALTDNGNLYGAIEFYKECKKHGIKPLIGIDGFMAARTRHDKQAGIDNRRTRILLLAKSEKGYKNLLKLVTESHLDGFYYKPRVDRELLEKYSEDIVAISPSFSSEILNALKMGDAEKASEIALWYKKTFGEGNFFLEITHHPEIEGHEEAMEKLVAFSKSSNVPLVAAHDVYYLKPEDRKARETLTLVMSDRELSERGSLGADFSFIDGPTAEKYFKDTPEAIVSANKIAEMCNVELSLGKWLFPDFIVESGLSHDEELKKIVLNGMHRRVIKETPEVKARVEYELSIIKTKGYAPYFLVVGDLLREAHERGILTTIRGSVAGSMVTYLAGITNVNPLEYKIPFERFLNPERPTAPDIDMDYADNRRDEMIEYARQKYGSDKVAQIGTFGTMMARGSVRDVARALGHEYSVGDRIAKLIPMGSQGFPMTIEKAMEMVSELAEIYKKEPVAKEIIDTAKKIEGCARHMGVHAAGVVISPIPLTEVTPLQLDPKGEGKVITQYDMYSIDEENAGLLKFDFLGIKNLSILAQAVELAKQHEGAEIDIENVPIDDRKTFEILAKGETVGLFQLNGSGMTKFLKDLKPSRIHDINAMVALYRPGPMESIPQYIKCKHNPELVKYLDPRLKEILEQSYGVITYQDDVLMIAIKLAGLSWLEADKLRKAMGKKIPKEMEAQKKKLIDGFINFGKLTPEKSERLWKLIEPFAAYGFNKAHAASYGKVAYQTAYMKANFPAIYMSAVLTADSGEVEKIGEIIAECDRMGIPVLPPDINESYSDFTVVKSEDSRFKIQDSGEESPEPSDRIRFGLTTIKNFGEGIANTIIKEREENGKFKSLGDFLSRINDRNLNKKSIEALVKAGALDAFFDRGVMLGNLDKILAFNKESSKNDGSQDSLFGALSGGVPEDIRLDDVPKATQSEKLAWEKELLGLYISGHPLDKYRAVLEKREDNIKKIKEEAKEGMMVVLGGLVEELKPIITKKNQAMAFMRLADFTGAIEVVVFPKVFAEFKKFLEPEKCVAIKGKVSNRNDEISILAEKVKELT
- the thrS gene encoding threonine--tRNA ligase — its product is MEEAENTLKDRDHKKLGKELGLFYIDEEVGKGLPMWLPKGATLRRIIERFVVDEEIKRGYSHVCTPDIAKLSLYEKSGHYPYYKDSMYAPIEIDEDKFMLRPMTCPHHFQMYLSKPRSYRELPMRIAELAKLYRYEQSGELMGLQRTRGFCLADAHIICADEVQAALEIEKALELIEYMAGVFGLENGKNYHFRLSLRSKESNRNYYDDDSGWDRSEALLRDVLNKRGSDFVEAKNEAAFYGPKIDIQMKNVNGKEDTAFTVQYDLCMPKRFGLNYTAEDGKERQAVVVHRSSIGAIERAVAFLIEHFAGAFPFWLSPVQVKVLPVSEKQFEYAKKVFDELKSADIRAELDDSSEGLGKKVRGAKVEKVPYWIVVGEKESSGQTVTLESRQGEKKEILLSELTEHLKNI
- a CDS encoding FaeA/PapI family transcriptional regulator, whose product is MEKILIFIVGVALGIWIGKLRRADGKDDTASEISAGKAAPLHKATAGKEDRKERIMRLFSEKSEIQNDDVEKLLGVSDATATNYLSELEAEGKVEQVGERGRGVFYTIKNG